The Streptomyces sp. NBC_00659 genomic interval GTTCTTCAGGCTGGCGCCGACTTCCTCTACGTCCAGTTCGTAGACCGTGCGCTTGACGCCCTGGTTGTCCTCGTAGGACCGCTGCTTCAAGCGGCCCTGCACGATGACGCGCATGCCGCGCTGGAGCGACTCGGCGACGTTCTCCGCCGCCTGACGCCAGACCGAGCAGGTCAGGAACAGGCTCTCGCCGTCCTTCCACTCATTGGTCTGACGGTCGAAGGTGCGGGGAGTGGACGCGACACGGAACTTCGCGACCGCCGCACCGGAAGGGGTGAAGCGCAGCTCGGGGTCGTCGACAAGATTGCCGACGACCGTGATGACGGTCTCGCCTGCCATGGGGGAACCTCTCGGCGGGTTTGCTGCTGGCTGCTGGTGCTACTCGATGCCCGAGTTCAGCTGAGCTGGAAGCTCAGTGGGTCTCGGGACGGAGGACCTTGGTCCGGAGGACCGACTCGTTCAGGTTCATCTGGCGGTCGAGCTCCTTGACGACCGCAGGCTCGGCCTGCAGGTCGATGACCGAGTAGATGCCCTCGGGCTTCTTCTTGATCTCGTACGAGAGACGACGACGGCCCCAGGTGTCGACCTTCTCCACCTTTCCGGCGCCCTCACGGACGACGGAGAGGAAGTTCTCGATCAGGGGGGCGACAGCGCGCTCCTCCAGATCGGGGTCGAGGATGACCATCACTTCGTAGTGACGCATGTGGAACCCACCTCCTTTGGACTCAGCGGCCACGGTCGTTCCGTGGCAGGAGGGTTGTGATGCGTACGCAACGGTATCGGCCGCCACTGACAATCGGCCCGCCGATCGGTTGAACCGAACGGCGATCCCTGTCGTGACCTGGCCATGAGCCTGGGCAGACACCGGTGCAGAGGGTACAGACTACCTGCACACCTGCTTCCGGTTGAAATCCGACCGGGTTGGCCGTCAATCTGTACACATCGGGTGTGTATGGCGCTACGATGCGCCGCCTTCCGCAGGAGGTGCCCTATGGCACAGGTAATGCGTCCCAGCACGACCGGCTCACTCTTCGCCACGGACGGCAAGCCCCATCCGCTCCAGGACACCCTGCTCGCGGTGACCCTGGTGTTCGGAGTCCTCGCCTTCGTCACGTCGATGTTCCACAGCCTCCATCTGCTCAGCTCATGGGCCGGCCTGATCGGGATCCTCGCCGGCGCCTACGGCCAGTTCATCTCCGAGACGACCCGGGAGCGCTTCGGCCTGATCGTCGGACTCGGTCTCTCGGGCGTCGGTTTCTACCTCGGCCTGGCCCACGGCGGCCTCTTCGGCGGTGTGATCTGAGTCGAACGTCCGTTTTCCCCTGGCCTCGGGACGCTTCACACCGCACCCCCGGGGCCAAGGTTCCATACGGCCATTCGGGGCGCTCGCAGGGCGCAGTAGGCTTCGGCGCGAGAGCCGGAGCCCTTGTACCCATGGGGACACACCAGCCCGAGGAGCGCCCCGAATGAGCCTGACCCTGAGGACCATCAGCCGAGAGCAGCATCTGGCATACATCCAGAGCCTGCCCGCGGCCAGCCACATGCAGGTCCCCGCATGGGCGGACGTGAAGGCCGAGTGGCGCTCAGAGAGCCTCGGATGGTTCGACGACAAGACCGGCCAGATCGTCGGCGCGGGCCTGGTCCTGTACCGCCAGTTGCCCAAGATCAAGCGGTACCTCGCCTACCTGCCCGAGGGCCCGGTCATCAACTGGTTCGCGCCGAACCTCGACGACTGGCTCCAGCCGATGCTCGCGCACCTCAAGCACCAGGGCGCCTTCTCCGTGAAGATGGGCCCGCCGGTGATCATCCGGCGCTGGGAGGCCACGTCCATCAAGGGCGGCATCCAGAACCCGGACGTGAAGCGCCTGCGCGACATCGAGGCCGACTTCATCGAGCCGCGCGCCTTCGAGGTCGCCGACAAGCTGCGCCGTATGGGCTGGCAGCAGGGCGAGGACGGCGGTGCCGGCTTCGGTGACGTCCAGCCCCGCTACGTCTTCCAGGTGCCGCTGGCCAATCGTTCCCTCGAAGAGGTCCACAGGAACTTCAACCAGCTGTGGCGCCGCAACATCAAGAAGGCCGAGAAGGCGGGCGTCGAGGTCGTCCAGGGCGGTTACCAGGACCTGGAGGAGTGGCAGCGGCTCTACGAGATCACCGCGATCCGCGACCACTTCCGGCCCCGCCCCCTCTCGTACTTCCAGCGCATGTGGACGGCCCTCAACACCGAGGACCCCAACCGCATGCGGCTCTACTTCGCGCGTCACAACGGGGTGAATCTCTCGGCCGCGACGATGCTCGTCGTCGGCGGACACGTCTGGTACTCCTACGGCGCCTCGGACAACATCGGGCGCGAGGTCCGGCCCTCGAACGCGATGCAGTGGCGCATGCTGCGCGACGCGTACGCCCTGGGAGCCACGGCCTACGACCTGCGCGGCATCTCCGACTCGCTGGACGAGACCGATCACCTCTTCGGTCTGATCCAGTTCAAGGTGGGCACGGGCGGAGAGGCCGCCGAGTACCTCGGCGAGTGGGACTTCCCGCTCAACAAGCTGCTCCACAAGGCTCTCGACATGTACATGTCCCGCCGCTGAGCCGTCCGGAACCGCGTCCTGGGCCGCCGATCCGCCCCGAATCGCATTCCGGGCCGCCGAACCGGCCCGGGACAGCCCCATCGGCCCGGCGAATCAGCGACAATTCCTTTTCATACCTCTGATACACGGCAGTCACGAGAAAGGTTCCGGGACCGGCCATGGCGCTCACGCTCTACGTCGACACCGCGCGCTGGCGGGCACACCACAAGCAGGTGTCCGAGCAGTTTCCGGGGCTCGTCCCCGTCTGCAAGGGCAACGGCTACGGCTTCGGCCACGAACGGCTCGCGGACGAGGCCACCCGCCTGGGCTCGGACATCCTCGCCGTCGGCACCACGTACGAGGCCGCCCGGATCAAGGACTGGTTCGGCGGCGATCTGCTGGTCCTGACGCCGTTCAGGCGCGGCGAGGAGCCCGTACCGCTGCCCGACCGCGTCATCCGTTCCGTGTCGTCCATCGACGGCGTGTACGGCCTCGTGGGCGCCCGCGTCGTCATCGAGGTGATGTCCTCGATGAAGCGGCACGGCGTGAGCGAGGACGATCTGCCGCATCTGCACTCCGCGATCGAGAACGTCCGGCTGGAGGGCTTCGCGATCCACCTGCCGCTGGACCGCACCGACGGCTCGGACGCCGTCGAGGAGGTCATCGGCTGGATGGACCGCCTCCGCGCGGCCCGGCTGCCCCTGCACACGATGTTCGTCAGCCACCTCAAGGCCGAGGAACTGGCGCGGCTCCAGCGGCAGTTCCCGCAGACCCACTTCCGCGCCCGCATCGGGACGCGGCTGTGGCTGGGGGACCACGAGGCCACGGAGTACCGCGGAGCCGTCCTGGACGTCACGCGCGTCTCCAAGGGCGACCGCTTCGGCTACCGGCAGCAGAAGGCCGCCTCGGACGGCTGGCTCGTGGTCGTGGCGGGCGGTACGTCGCACGGGGTGGGCCTGGAGGCCCCCAAGGCCCTGCACGGCGTCATGCCGCGCGCCAAGGGCGTCGCACGCGCCGGCCTCGCGACGGTCAACCGGAACCTTTCTCCGTTCGTCTGGGCGGGCAAGCAGCGCTGGTTCGCCGAGCCCCCGCACATGCAGGTCTCGATCCTCTTCGTGCCGCACGACGCCTCGGAGCCGAAGGTGGGCGACGAACTGGTGGCCCATCTGCGGCACACCACCACGCAGTTCGACCGCGTCGTCGAGCGCTGACCCCGGACCGGGCGCGCCCCGGACCGACGAAAGGCCGTACACGGACACCGTGTACGGCCT includes:
- a CDS encoding alanine racemase, giving the protein MALTLYVDTARWRAHHKQVSEQFPGLVPVCKGNGYGFGHERLADEATRLGSDILAVGTTYEAARIKDWFGGDLLVLTPFRRGEEPVPLPDRVIRSVSSIDGVYGLVGARVVIEVMSSMKRHGVSEDDLPHLHSAIENVRLEGFAIHLPLDRTDGSDAVEEVIGWMDRLRAARLPLHTMFVSHLKAEELARLQRQFPQTHFRARIGTRLWLGDHEATEYRGAVLDVTRVSKGDRFGYRQQKAASDGWLVVVAGGTSHGVGLEAPKALHGVMPRAKGVARAGLATVNRNLSPFVWAGKQRWFAEPPHMQVSILFVPHDASEPKVGDELVAHLRHTTTQFDRVVER
- a CDS encoding lipid II:glycine glycyltransferase FemX, which codes for MSLTLRTISREQHLAYIQSLPAASHMQVPAWADVKAEWRSESLGWFDDKTGQIVGAGLVLYRQLPKIKRYLAYLPEGPVINWFAPNLDDWLQPMLAHLKHQGAFSVKMGPPVIIRRWEATSIKGGIQNPDVKRLRDIEADFIEPRAFEVADKLRRMGWQQGEDGGAGFGDVQPRYVFQVPLANRSLEEVHRNFNQLWRRNIKKAEKAGVEVVQGGYQDLEEWQRLYEITAIRDHFRPRPLSYFQRMWTALNTEDPNRMRLYFARHNGVNLSAATMLVVGGHVWYSYGASDNIGREVRPSNAMQWRMLRDAYALGATAYDLRGISDSLDETDHLFGLIQFKVGTGGEAAEYLGEWDFPLNKLLHKALDMYMSRR
- the rpsF gene encoding 30S ribosomal protein S6, which codes for MRHYEVMVILDPDLEERAVAPLIENFLSVVREGAGKVEKVDTWGRRRLSYEIKKKPEGIYSVIDLQAEPAVVKELDRQMNLNESVLRTKVLRPETH
- a CDS encoding single-stranded DNA-binding protein gives rise to the protein MAGETVITVVGNLVDDPELRFTPSGAAVAKFRVASTPRTFDRQTNEWKDGESLFLTCSVWRQAAENVAESLQRGMRVIVQGRLKQRSYEDNQGVKRTVYELDVEEVGASLKNATAKVTKTTGRGGQGGYGGGQQGSGQQGGGWGGSSGGAPQGGGAPADDPWATGAPAGGNQGGGGGGGGWGGSSGGSGGSSGGGYSDEPPF